The Burkholderia mayonis genome window below encodes:
- a CDS encoding IclR family transcriptional regulator, which produces MTTRSNAQPVSREREATSDEITALARGLAVLRRIATSDAPVSNRELAELTGIPKPTVSRITATLVSAGFLFQLPDSERFVLTASVLELSNGFLRNFDIRARSRPFLVELAEKTSLSVHLAVRDRLDMVAIDVIRPRSAVLVTRLETGSRMDIARTAVGRAYLAALEDDARRELIGALQAAAGDDWPFVVARLNAALSDIAQNGYAIAIGEWREELNAIAAGFVAPTGQRYTVNCGGSAHQCTPDFLRSVAVPALRECIAKITREIGGSAWPDRAR; this is translated from the coding sequence GTGACGACACGCTCCAACGCCCAACCCGTTTCCCGAGAACGGGAAGCCACCTCCGACGAAATCACGGCCCTCGCGCGCGGCTTGGCCGTCTTGCGTCGCATCGCGACCTCCGATGCCCCGGTCAGCAACCGGGAGCTGGCAGAATTGACAGGCATCCCGAAGCCGACCGTGTCGCGGATCACGGCGACGCTCGTCAGCGCCGGCTTCCTGTTCCAGTTGCCCGACAGCGAGCGCTTCGTGCTGACGGCGTCGGTGCTCGAGCTCAGCAACGGCTTCCTGCGCAACTTCGACATCCGCGCGCGCTCGCGACCGTTCCTCGTCGAGCTCGCCGAAAAGACTTCGCTGTCCGTCCACCTCGCGGTGCGCGACCGCCTCGACATGGTCGCGATCGACGTGATCCGCCCGCGCTCCGCCGTGCTCGTCACACGGCTCGAAACGGGCTCGCGGATGGACATCGCACGCACGGCAGTCGGCCGCGCGTACCTCGCGGCGCTCGAGGACGACGCGCGGCGCGAGCTGATCGGCGCGCTGCAGGCCGCGGCGGGCGACGACTGGCCGTTCGTCGTCGCACGGCTGAATGCCGCGCTCTCCGACATCGCGCAGAACGGCTATGCGATTGCGATCGGCGAATGGCGCGAGGAATTGAATGCAATCGCGGCGGGCTTCGTCGCGCCGACGGGCCAGCGCTACACGGTCAACTGCGGCGGTTCCGCGCACCAGTGCACGCCCGATTTCCTGCGCTCGGTCGCGGTGCCGGCGCTGCGCGAGTGCATCGCGAAGATCACGCGCGAGATCGGCGGCTCCGCCTGGCCGGACCGCGCGCGCTGA